TCTTGAGGATATTGTGTggatttgaagaagaaaatggaaggaaTGCCCTTGATTCCTTAGCAATAAATGTGCTATATTAATTTTGGGGATCATCTGGCTTGGGTCCCTAAGAATGctgaaatatttcttttgattGCAGTGAGGGtatctcttctcttccctctccatTCTAAAGTATAAGATTAGAGAGAAATTTTTTCAAGAAATCTGGGAAATGAAGCTAGTGATATATATACCTTGTGATTCCCCTAGTATGTGCTGTTAAGGTAGGTCACTCCCACACCTCACCTGCCACCCAcccaccgcccccccaccccccacacaacaactcaagaaagcaaaagagctGGCAGCCAAATAACTGATAGTGGTATATCTGGGTGATGACATTAATATTAGGTTGATGCAAAAGTAgttgtggttttgcattgttgaactttgccattagATATTGGAATACGTTCTTGAATGTGATTACGTTggacatcattttaatgtgcatttctcactttatgcttttttgctaatgacattcagttcagtcgcttaattgtgtccgactctttgtgaccccatggactgcagcatgccgggctttcctgtccatcaccagctcctggagcctactcaaattcatgtccattgagttggtgatgccatccaaccatctcaacctttgtcatccccttctcctcctgccttcaatctatcccagcatcagagggtcttttccaatgagtcacttcgcatcaggtggccaaagtactggagtttcagcttcagcatcagtcctcgcaaagaatattcaggactgacttcctttaggatggactggttggatctccttgctgtccaagggactctcaagagatttccccaacgccacagttcaaaagcatcaattcttcagcactcagctttctttatagtccaactctcatatccatacatgactactggaaaaaccatagctttgactagatggacttttgttggcaaaggaatgtctctgctttttaatatgctgtcttagttggtcacagtttttctcaaaggagcaggcatcttttaatttcatggttgcagtcaccatctgcagtgattttggagcccagaataaagcctctcactgtttctcttgtttcttcatctatttgctacaaggtgatgggactggatgccatgatcttaattttctgaatgttgagtaatCACTTATTACTTGTAGTGTATTTTATACGTATTTTAgattatggaaatgatgttagacaaaaatcaAGTTTGAGTGATtctcttattcaagttcaaaatgggtcataaagcagcggCGACAACTTGCaatatcaacaatgcatttggcccaggaactgctaatgatcttacagtgcagtggtggtttaaCAAGTTTTGCAAAAGAGATGacagccttgaagatgaggagcgtaGAGGCCAGCCATCGGAAGTTGGCCATGACCAGCTTTGATGATCCTCTTACAGCTTCCCAAGAAGTTACCGAACTTAACTCAATATTGACCGCTCTACGGTCGTTGggtatttgaagcaaattggaaggGTGAAAAGGGTTGATACGCAGGTGCCTCATGAGCtaaccaaaaattttaaaaattgtcacttttgaagtgtcatcttctcttattctgtgcaacaacaacgaaccatttctcaatcagattgtgaTGTGGGGCGAAAAGTGAATTGTATATGACAACTGGCAATggccagctcagtggttggactgagaaaAAGCTCCAAAACACTTCACAAAGCCAGACTTGTACTACAGAAAAGGTCACGGTCACTGTTAGGTAGTTTGCTGCTGGTCTgacccactacagctttctgaatcctggagaAACCATTACATACGAGAAGtatgcttgatgaaagtgaaagtgttagtcgctcagtcatgcctgactctttgtgaacccatggactgtagcccatctggcccctctgtccatgggattctccaggcaagaatactggagtgggttgccatgcccttttccagggaatcttcccaacccagggatcaaacctgagtctcctgcatggcagacagattctttaccatttgagccacctgggaagcccgataattgatgagatgcactgaaaactacaaTCCCTGCAGCTGGCAATGGTCAACAGTATGGGCACAATTCTCCACGACAATGCCTGATTGCACATTGCACAGCCgccacttcaaaagttgaatgaattgggctgcaaagttttgcctcatctgccatatttacctgacctcttgccaatcTACTACCGCTTCTTCAAGCATCTAGAATTTTTGCAGAGTAAACACTTCCAAGACCAGCAAGAGgcaaaaaatgctttccaagagttcatcaaatctcaaagcacagatttttacactaaaggaataaacaaacttgtttctcattggcaaaaatgtgttgatcaTAATGGtccctattttgattaataaagatgtgtttgagcctagttataatgatttaaaattcacgatCCAAAACTGCCATtacgtttgcaccaacctaacagGTAGTTTTTCCCCCTTCTACTTTTTCCTGGCTTCTAAACTCTATCAATGAACCTTAAAATACAATGAAACAAATcaaccctcccccccaaaaaaacataaaaaccccaacagttttacatttttcttgtttatctgtttgttttttttggttgtgctgagaggtatatgggatcttcctgaccatggatggaacctgtgccctctgcagaggAAGCATGGCattttaaccgctggaccaccagcgaagtacaaggtttttttgttttgttttgttttgttttaacagcCTAAGTAACCACTGGTTTAATTGAATGTCCCTTCTCTCGTATCAGTCGAAGCAAGCAGAGAATACAGAAACAATATAGAAAAGTTCTCTCTTACAAATGCAGCGGACTGTACCTACTATTTTAAAGAACAAGGCAGAGAAGTCAGCCTCTTTATCAATCTATgctagtggttctcaaccttggaGGACATTAGGATAACCAGGAGAGACTTGGGAAGTTCCGCCACCTAGGATGCAACCAGACCTATTAAGTAAGACTCCATAGAAGAGTGGTACCCAGGCATGGCGATTTTTCAAAGTTCCCCAGCTGAACACAAGGTAGAGACAaggttgaaaaccactgctctacGACAATACTGGCTATTTCGCCATTTCATCTAACTCAGTGATTTTCAACCTGTgatctttttagaaaaaatacaGCGGCTGGGTTCTAACCATGAGATTCTGATGCAGTTGATCAGAGATGGGATTCAGGCATCcacgtattttttaaaaagagctatgGGAAATTCTGAAGTGCAACCAGGGTGgagaactatacacagaaaacctGGGATGACCTACCATCATAGTGGACTCAAAACTAATCTTTGCTCTCTAAGGACCTGAGGCACATTGTGCAACGTCACTATTCTACATACCAGAAGAAGTGCGATGAATATTAATTGTTGAATTCAATTCAGGGCTTCCTTGGTCCAAATAAATTATGGCTTCAATAGGAAGAGGTCCTGAACACTCAGCTCCATTGAACGTGAAATACCAACGCTGACAGCATGCACTTCTGCATTTTAACCGAAGTGAGCCGCTGAACAAAACTCGTAGGGCACTGTTCGAACGCATCTTTGTGAATGTACATTCCTatcacagacacagaaatagaGTTTAATtagcactttcatttttaatttaaaagatgctttcaaactgtaccGTGAATTTTATTCAACTATTCTTTTCCCCAAAGTACATTTAAAAAGCTTAGCTTTTACAGAGGGAAACCAGTTCTTTGCAAGATGGTAAGAGACACTGATATTAGAAACGCTAAGAAAATTGAATTATGgctttcttaaaattattcaCTCCATTGAGGGTATCTCTCAGTTTAACAAAAACAGCCAGTTTTCAGAATTTTAGACTAAACCAATCTATatatttactttcctttttcttccaaaattatTTCCTATGCTTTGGGTGCTACAGATTGCAgcagtaaacaaaatgaaatccCTGCCATCATGGAACTTCCACtctagactgctgctgctgctgctgctgctgctgctgagtcgcttcagtcgtgtccgactctgtgcgaccccatagatggcagctcaccaggctcccccgtccctgggagtctccaggcaagaacactggagtgggttgccattgccttctccaatgcacaaaagtgaaaagtcaaagtgaagtcgctcagtcgtctccgactcttagcgaccattCTAGACTAGCACTGCCCAAATATATTACTCTGACCTGTTTCTTTTCAAGCACCAGAAAACAGTATCAGGAGTAAAGTGCAGGCAGGGTTTTCAGTCTTTAACTCTATGACACAATGATAAGACCCAGGGTTTTTTCCTCTAACTGGTCTTTGCAAAATTTGCCTACTGACTCATGGTGCTACTATCTTTTACTTACAAAAGGCTCCCAAACCCATTCTGACAACCAAAAGGAAACTGGAAACCTATTAATAATTCAGAGTTCATAgggaaagttttaaattttgatgaactataaaaaagcaaacaatctaTAATGTCAAGTGTTTAAAGAAGTAGATAACACTTTAACAAAATGCTTTCTAAGAAATCATATATGAAAGTATAACTGGTCATAGTCCCCAAACTATGAAAACCAAATGGATATTCTATCACACAGAAATCCAATCGAGAccatttcaaacatttttataagTAACAGAGCAGACATTAAAGAGCTGAGATGAGGAGCAAGGATAATATACAGGTTGCTACTTAGAACCTGAgagtttttggaaaaaaaaaacacttctgtttgcctggtggttcagttcagttcagttgctcagtcgtgtccgactctttgcaatctcatgaatcacagcacgccaggccgcctgGTGGTAGTAGTGGTTAATATCAAGGAATAATATATTGTGGATATGGAACCATGTATAGAGTTGAtcaacaaaagaagaaagaggctTGAAATGGCACCAGGTTCAACCCTACACCATCCAAGGGACTTGCCAGTTATTTGGAAGCAAACACTAAACAAAGTAATTTTTCTCCCTAAATATTgctgaataattttaaatgatcacTGTAGCACATCTCTGGCCCATTCTACTCCCATTAAGCCAAAGAATTTTAAGCTGCGTCTGCTACCCAGAATAAGGACAAGATAATTCCAATAATGCAGGAATTTCTTGGAGATTTTTTTCCACCTTTACGTCTGGAACCACAGCAGAATTTCTTGAATTAATTTAAATTCACTTTAGGACAAGATTGGAAAGTTACTTACTGTCCAACAcagtttccattaaaaaaaaaaaagagtaagttaTTTTAAGTGTTCTTAGGATTGAAATAATTCAGTGATGTATTTGTCTCAGAAATACTTTTATACAATTCTGAAGTTATCAATTTTTTCATTAATTCTAAGTTGAAAGTGACATGGTAcccatttcttaatattttttgtcttttaggaaaaataaaataaaatctcacctAAAATGATCACTCAACTATGAAAACCTTTAAGTTttatttcaactttaaaataattcagaCTAGACTTACAGCAATTTTTCCAAGATCTATGCCATAATTCAGGGAACTCCATGAACACTGCTTGTAGTTAGGCGTCCAGGACTCCTCGAAGACTTCCCTCAGGCATTCCCCCTTCTCTCCTTTGAATCCATCTCGACCTGGGATCCCAGGGGTACCAGGGATGCCATTGGCCCCGGGGCTCCCGTCTCGCCCAGGCACCCCCGCGGGCCCTTGTAAGCACATGCCATTGTActgtagcagaaaaaaaaaagggaaaaatctcTCACCACCTAAGATTCAAAGACTCAGTCTGATTAGAACTGCTTTTATTTTGAGCCCTAGGAGTCAAGAATCCCTTCAACGGGAACCAGTTGCCAGTGTTCCAGATAAGTCAATATGtatagggtcttagttccctgaccagggatcaaacctgcacctatagcattggaagctcagagtcttaaccataggaccaccagagaagtccaatatACATAAAgaactgatttttaaagttattcctaaaataatggaatttctttcctattcttttttttttttgcacagactttacacacacacacacacacacacacacacacacacactcaccaaacaaaaaagaagagaaaatgtgttCATTTGTCTACTTTTTCCTACTGCtcattgtcattgttgttttagtcgctaagtcgtggccaactgttttgtgaccccatggactgtaccccactgctgctgctgctgctgctaagtcatttcagtcgtgtctgactctgtgtgaccccataggccatgggatttcccaggcaagaatactggatcgggttaccatttccttctcaaactgCTCATTAAAagtatacataatttttaaatggctgtATTCCAAAGTGAACATAATTTGATATAACACTTATTCTTCTAACACTATATATTGTAAAGGGACTTAGATTTCAGAACTACAGTTTTATGCAAACACTGCACTAGTTTGGGATTGCTATTTCTATTTGTTCTATCATAATGAAAATATCTACatagctttattctttttttggaaTTATTTCCCTAAGATACATTCTTAgagatataattataaaataatatcttatttctggagaaggcaatggcaccccactccagtactcttgcctggaaaatcccatggatggagaagcctagtaggctgcagtccatggggttgcggagagttggacacaactgaacaacttcactttcactttcatgcattggagaaggaaatggcaagccattccagtgttcttgcctggagaatcccggggacggcagagcctggtaggctcccgtctatggggtcgcacagagtcggacacgactgaagcgacttagcagcagcagcagcaatacttaTTTCACACTGGCAATGTCTCTAAGCTGGATAAGCAAGCCTTCTTCTCTTCTTATTCTTCTCTTCTTATTTTCATGTGGAGGAAGTGTCACTAACACTTCTGGCCTCTAAATCCACCTAGCCCACCCTGCCA
This sequence is a window from Ovis canadensis isolate MfBH-ARS-UI-01 breed Bighorn chromosome 9, ARS-UI_OviCan_v2, whole genome shotgun sequence. Protein-coding genes within it:
- the CTHRC1 gene encoding collagen triple helix repeat-containing protein 1, with protein sequence MRPQGPAASPRRLLGLLLLLLLQLRAPSSASETPKGKQKALLRQREVVDLYNGMCLQGPAGVPGRDGSPGANGIPGTPGIPGRDGFKGEKGECLREVFEESWTPNYKQCSWSSLNYGIDLGKIAECTFTKMRSNSALRVLFSGSLRLKCRSACCQRWYFTFNGAECSGPLPIEAIIYLDQGSPELNSTINIHRTSSVEGLCEGIGAGLVDIAIWVGTCSDYPKGDASTGWNSVSRIIIEELPK